A DNA window from Niabella yanshanensis contains the following coding sequences:
- a CDS encoding phosphopantetheine-binding protein — protein sequence MEKEALKQQVKEQIVKFLNLNTVNPADIKDDEALFGEGLGLDSIDSIELIVMLSREYGINIQDPKEGRKILTSVNTMVDYIEQHRTK from the coding sequence ATGGAAAAAGAAGCGTTGAAACAACAGGTGAAGGAGCAAATTGTTAAGTTTTTGAACCTTAACACCGTGAACCCGGCAGATATTAAGGACGATGAGGCATTGTTTGGAGAAGGACTAGGGCTAGACTCTATCGATTCGATTGAACTGATTGTTATGCTTTCCCGCGAATATGGCATCAATATCCAGGATCCTAAAGAAGGCAGAAAAATATTGACCAGTGTAAATACGATGGTGGATTACATAGAACAGCATCGTACTAAATAA
- a CDS encoding SCO family protein, whose product MRKKTIYYIVFFVALSVVFYGIVSWFIPGYNDRKLEPISKVARFQFTNQDGRAVTNKDVDGKVYVAEFFFTTCPGICPMMNDNMKQVYEKFKNEPDFRILSYTCDPQTDSAARLKVYADSLKVDTRKWIFLTGRKDSLYKMARFSYSIDDPKNNLANIEDDFLHSQFWALVNRKGEVMAVYDGLEKREINGLMKDIEKELKNL is encoded by the coding sequence GTGCGTAAAAAGACCATTTATTATATCGTTTTCTTTGTAGCCCTGTCTGTGGTGTTTTATGGTATTGTTTCCTGGTTTATACCGGGTTATAACGACAGGAAGCTGGAACCCATCAGCAAGGTTGCCCGGTTCCAGTTCACCAACCAGGATGGCAGGGCGGTTACCAATAAGGATGTGGATGGAAAGGTGTATGTGGCTGAATTTTTCTTCACCACCTGTCCCGGAATTTGCCCGATGATGAACGATAATATGAAACAGGTGTATGAAAAGTTTAAAAATGAACCTGATTTTCGTATTTTATCTTATACCTGCGACCCTCAAACAGACTCGGCAGCACGGTTGAAAGTGTATGCCGACTCTTTGAAAGTAGATACCCGGAAATGGATATTTCTTACGGGTAGAAAAGATAGCCTGTACAAAATGGCTCGTTTCAGCTATTCTATCGACGATCCTAAAAATAACCTGGCTAATATTGAGGATGATTTTTTACATAGCCAGTTTTGGGCACTGGTAAACCGTAAAGGGGAGGTAATGGCTGTTTATGACGGATTGGAAAAGAGGGAAATAAATGGTTTGATGAAAGACATTGAAAAAGAGCTCAAAAACTTGTAA
- a CDS encoding Fur family transcriptional regulator produces the protein MRSIENILKANKLSVTAGRQKILQLFLNSGGALAHADIEKNAGEHFDRVTIYRTLQAFVEKGLIHTIPTSDNSIKYALCKDDCGEGHHHDHHVHFVCNVCNNTFCLDSVVTPKVDLPEGYQSAELEVVAKGVCKNCGKNTKKKP, from the coding sequence ATGAGGTCAATAGAAAATATACTGAAGGCAAACAAACTAAGTGTGACCGCTGGCCGGCAAAAGATTTTGCAACTTTTCTTAAATAGTGGCGGAGCCCTGGCCCATGCCGATATTGAGAAGAACGCGGGCGAGCATTTTGACCGGGTAACCATTTACAGAACCCTGCAGGCTTTTGTAGAAAAGGGTCTGATCCACACCATCCCCACCTCTGATAATTCGATCAAATATGCGCTTTGCAAAGACGATTGCGGCGAAGGCCACCACCACGATCACCACGTGCATTTTGTTTGTAATGTTTGTAACAATACCTTTTGCCTGGACAGCGTAGTAACACCAAAAGTAGATCTGCCTGAAGGGTATCAATCGGCTGAGCTGGAAGTAGTGGCAAAGGGAGTTTGTAAAAACTGCGGAAAGAATACCAAAAAAAAGCCCTGA
- a CDS encoding phage holin family protein → MNFILKVLITGLIAYLLQNILSGVHFADMKTAALFALVLALLNAIVKPILVILTIPVTVFTLGLFLLVINAFMVLLAESFFQGARVDGFWWALAFSILLSLGSSILYSLVGGKKE, encoded by the coding sequence ATGAATTTTATATTAAAAGTGCTGATTACGGGTCTCATTGCTTACCTTTTACAGAATATTCTAAGCGGCGTACATTTCGCAGACATGAAAACCGCAGCACTCTTCGCTTTAGTATTAGCATTGCTGAATGCCATTGTTAAACCCATTCTTGTAATTTTAACCATACCCGTTACAGTTTTTACTTTGGGACTATTTTTATTAGTCATCAATGCATTTATGGTTTTACTTGCAGAAAGTTTTTTTCAAGGTGCAAGAGTGGACGGATTTTGGTGGGCTTTGGCTTTCAGTATCTTATTATCACTCGGATCATCTATACTCTATTCGCTGGTAGGCGGTAAGAAAGAATAG
- a CDS encoding diacylglycerol/lipid kinase family protein: MRRKIIYIVNPVSGTSSKDGVQNTIAAETLKSGIPFQFFPSVANGDYAFLEETILTEKITDIVIAGGDGTVSQVVDSLMQMPVQFGIVPCGSGNGLAFGAGIPKTIKKALEVIFNNHSQWVDGFRVNNRFACMLCGIGFDGQVAHDFAKANQRGLATYVKKVFSNFFTATPYSFKIKLNNRTFTTDAYFISIANSNQFGNNFTIAPKASLADGKVDVVIVTDQSKLTLLYNTFMQVGGLNGLQKKENINENKSVIYFQTSEIRISNYGEAPMHIDGEPVEAEKKIHVEVQPNCFKLLTSKGGL; this comes from the coding sequence ATGCGGCGTAAAATCATCTACATCGTCAACCCAGTTTCGGGAACCAGCTCAAAAGATGGCGTTCAAAATACAATTGCTGCAGAAACCCTGAAATCGGGTATACCCTTCCAGTTTTTTCCATCGGTGGCCAATGGAGATTACGCCTTCCTCGAAGAAACGATCCTGACAGAAAAGATAACGGACATTGTAATTGCAGGCGGGGATGGTACGGTAAGCCAGGTGGTTGACAGTCTGATGCAGATGCCGGTGCAATTCGGAATCGTGCCCTGTGGTTCGGGAAACGGGCTGGCTTTTGGGGCCGGTATTCCTAAAACCATAAAGAAAGCGCTTGAGGTAATATTTAACAATCATTCCCAGTGGGTGGATGGTTTCAGGGTCAATAACCGGTTTGCCTGTATGCTTTGTGGCATTGGTTTCGATGGCCAGGTGGCACACGATTTTGCCAAAGCGAACCAGCGGGGATTGGCAACTTATGTAAAAAAAGTGTTCAGCAATTTTTTTACAGCCACACCTTATTCTTTCAAGATAAAGCTGAATAATAGAACTTTTACTACCGATGCCTATTTTATCAGCATTGCCAACAGCAACCAGTTTGGCAACAACTTTACGATAGCTCCTAAAGCCAGCCTTGCCGATGGGAAGGTAGATGTAGTGATTGTTACGGACCAATCGAAGCTCACACTGTTATATAATACCTTTATGCAGGTGGGAGGCTTGAACGGCTTGCAGAAAAAAGAGAACATTAACGAAAATAAAAGCGTTATCTATTTTCAGACAAGTGAGATACGCATCAGTAATTATGGTGAAGCGCCCATGCATATTGATGGAGAACCGGTTGAGGCAGAGAAAAAAATTCATGTGGAAGTACAGCCCAACTGTTTTAAATTGCTGACCAGTAAAGGTGGTTTATAA
- a CDS encoding ribonuclease HII: MEELVRLENCLRPELADAGCDEAGRGCYAGPVFAAAVILPAGFYHPLLNDSKQVKAVDREVLRDYIEKQALAFSVASVDVEEIDTINILKASQKAMHLALDNLSVTPEFVSVDGNYFIPYRKLPHQCIIKGDGKYAHIAAASILAKTYRDQYMRNLHESFPHYNWFSNKGYGTLEHRLAIDCHGLTIHHRKSFKINSPQLEIFEQEGNP; this comes from the coding sequence ATGGAAGAATTAGTAAGACTGGAAAACTGTTTAAGACCCGAATTGGCGGACGCAGGCTGCGATGAGGCGGGGCGGGGTTGTTATGCCGGGCCTGTTTTTGCTGCTGCGGTTATTTTGCCTGCGGGCTTTTATCATCCATTGCTCAATGATAGCAAGCAGGTAAAAGCCGTTGACCGGGAGGTTTTAAGAGACTACATTGAAAAACAGGCTTTGGCATTTAGTGTGGCCAGTGTGGATGTGGAAGAGATCGATACTATTAATATTCTGAAAGCGTCCCAAAAAGCGATGCACCTGGCCCTGGACAATCTGTCTGTTACGCCCGAATTTGTATCGGTAGACGGTAATTACTTTATACCTTACAGAAAGCTGCCACACCAGTGTATTATCAAAGGCGATGGCAAGTATGCACATATTGCCGCTGCCAGTATTTTAGCTAAAACTTACAGGGACCAGTATATGCGCAATTTGCACGAAAGCTTTCCGCATTACAATTGGTTCTCCAATAAGGGATATGGCACCCTGGAACACCGGCTTGCCATTGACTGTCACGGGTTAACCATTCATCATCGTAAGAGTTTTAAGATCAATTCTCCACAGCTGGAGATTTTTGAACAAGAGGGTAATCCCTAA